A stretch of Geotrypetes seraphini chromosome 2, aGeoSer1.1, whole genome shotgun sequence DNA encodes these proteins:
- the LOC117354668 gene encoding gastrula zinc finger protein XlCGF26.1-like isoform X1, giving the protein MAAGASAQMQVTFEDIAVSFSQEEWEYLNEEQKELYREVMKENYQTLISLADNQIAQGWKRVQNQEDPLKLVQNQIRSEKVCPNISQGPERINANNCKQESKKQRHPAGDSRNGVTERNDRELSNILEDQRPFQINNSDKVTSKFHIGKRKGKKHQDEFTCNKSSPVISEFQMHKRNHKNEKLFICTECNKSFTRISNLKCHKRIHTGDKPFTCAECNKSFTQLSGLKRHQMIHTGSKPFACSECNKSFTQLSNLNVHKQTHTAVKPFTCTECNKSFTRLSNLKVHRETHTAVKPFTCTECNKSFTQLSNLKIHEQIHTAVKQFTCTECNKSFTQFSVLKRHKMIHLEYKPYKCTDCNKSFAQISALKFHQQIHVVIKPYTCTECNKSFTLLSNLKCHKRTHTGYKPYTCARCNKSFTRFSNLKCHKRIHTGYKPYTCTECNKSFTRFSDLKYHQRLHMGDKPYTCAQCNKSFALLAYLKRHKKIHKGSKQ; this is encoded by the exons ATGGCCGCAGGAGCTTCTGCCCAG ATGCAGGTGACGTTTGAGGACATCGCTGTCTCTTtttcccaggaggagtgggagtatttgAATGAAGAAcagaaggagctttacagggaggtgatgaaggagaattatcagacccTGATCTCACTGG CAGATAATCAGATCGCACAAGGATGGAAGAGAGTACAGAATCAAGAAGATCCTTTAAAACTGGTACAAAACCAAATTCGGTCAGAAAAAGTCTGTCCGAATATTTCCCAGGGACCTGAGAGGATTAACGCAAATAATTGCAAGCAAGAATCAAAGAAGCAGAGACACCCTGCAGGAGACTCAAGGAATGGAGTTACTGAGAGAAATGACAGGGAACTCAGTAACATCCTTGAGGACCAGAGACCCTTCCAAATTAATAATAGTGATAAAGTGACTTCTAAATTCCACATTGgcaagaggaaaggaaagaaacacCAAGATGAATTTACATGTAATAAGAGCTCCCCTGTAATTTCAGAATTCCAAATGCACAAAAGGAATCATAAAAATGAGAAACTATTTatatgtactgaatgtaataaaagcttcactcgaatttcaaatctaaaatgcCACAAGAGGATCCACacgggagacaaaccatttacatgtgctgagtgtaataaaagcttcactcaactttcaggtttaaaaagacaccaaatgatccatacagggagcaAACCATTTGCATgttctgagtgtaataaaagcttcactcagctttcaaatctaaacGTTCACAAACAGACCCACACGGCAGTCAAACCATTTACGTGTACTGAGtgcaataaaagcttcactcggctttcaaatctaaaagttCACAGAGAGACCCACACGGCAGTCAAACCAtttacgtgtactgagtgtaataaaagttttactcagctttcaaatttaaaaattcaTGAACAGATCCACACGGCAGTCAAACagtttacatgtactgagtgtaataaaagttttaCTCAGTTTTCCgttctaaaaagacacaaaatgatccattTAGAGTAcaaaccatataaatgtactgACTGTAATAAAAGCTTTGCTCAGATTTCAGCTCTGAAATTTCACCAACAGATCCATGTAGTAATTaagccatatacatgtactgagtgtaataaaagcttcactctgctttcaaatctaaaatgtcaCAAGAGGACTCACACGgggtacaaaccatatacatgtgctagatgtaataaaagcttcactcggttttcaaatctaaaatgtcaCAAGAGAATACATACTgggtacaaaccatatacatgcactgagtgtaataaaagcttcactcggttTTCAGATCTAAAATATCACCAGAGGCTCCACATGGGAGATAAACCTTATACATGTGCccagtgtaataaaagctttgctCTGCTTGcttatctaaaaagacacaaaaagaTCCACAAAGGGTCCAAACAataa
- the LOC117354668 gene encoding gastrula zinc finger protein XlCGF26.1-like isoform X2, with translation MAAGASAQMQVTFEDIAVSFSQEEWEYLNEEQKELYREVMKENYQTLISLDNQIAQGWKRVQNQEDPLKLVQNQIRSEKVCPNISQGPERINANNCKQESKKQRHPAGDSRNGVTERNDRELSNILEDQRPFQINNSDKVTSKFHIGKRKGKKHQDEFTCNKSSPVISEFQMHKRNHKNEKLFICTECNKSFTRISNLKCHKRIHTGDKPFTCAECNKSFTQLSGLKRHQMIHTGSKPFACSECNKSFTQLSNLNVHKQTHTAVKPFTCTECNKSFTRLSNLKVHRETHTAVKPFTCTECNKSFTQLSNLKIHEQIHTAVKQFTCTECNKSFTQFSVLKRHKMIHLEYKPYKCTDCNKSFAQISALKFHQQIHVVIKPYTCTECNKSFTLLSNLKCHKRTHTGYKPYTCARCNKSFTRFSNLKCHKRIHTGYKPYTCTECNKSFTRFSDLKYHQRLHMGDKPYTCAQCNKSFALLAYLKRHKKIHKGSKQ, from the exons ATGGCCGCAGGAGCTTCTGCCCAG ATGCAGGTGACGTTTGAGGACATCGCTGTCTCTTtttcccaggaggagtgggagtatttgAATGAAGAAcagaaggagctttacagggaggtgatgaaggagaattatcagacccTGATCTCACTGG ATAATCAGATCGCACAAGGATGGAAGAGAGTACAGAATCAAGAAGATCCTTTAAAACTGGTACAAAACCAAATTCGGTCAGAAAAAGTCTGTCCGAATATTTCCCAGGGACCTGAGAGGATTAACGCAAATAATTGCAAGCAAGAATCAAAGAAGCAGAGACACCCTGCAGGAGACTCAAGGAATGGAGTTACTGAGAGAAATGACAGGGAACTCAGTAACATCCTTGAGGACCAGAGACCCTTCCAAATTAATAATAGTGATAAAGTGACTTCTAAATTCCACATTGgcaagaggaaaggaaagaaacacCAAGATGAATTTACATGTAATAAGAGCTCCCCTGTAATTTCAGAATTCCAAATGCACAAAAGGAATCATAAAAATGAGAAACTATTTatatgtactgaatgtaataaaagcttcactcgaatttcaaatctaaaatgcCACAAGAGGATCCACacgggagacaaaccatttacatgtgctgagtgtaataaaagcttcactcaactttcaggtttaaaaagacaccaaatgatccatacagggagcaAACCATTTGCATgttctgagtgtaataaaagcttcactcagctttcaaatctaaacGTTCACAAACAGACCCACACGGCAGTCAAACCATTTACGTGTACTGAGtgcaataaaagcttcactcggctttcaaatctaaaagttCACAGAGAGACCCACACGGCAGTCAAACCAtttacgtgtactgagtgtaataaaagttttactcagctttcaaatttaaaaattcaTGAACAGATCCACACGGCAGTCAAACagtttacatgtactgagtgtaataaaagttttaCTCAGTTTTCCgttctaaaaagacacaaaatgatccattTAGAGTAcaaaccatataaatgtactgACTGTAATAAAAGCTTTGCTCAGATTTCAGCTCTGAAATTTCACCAACAGATCCATGTAGTAATTaagccatatacatgtactgagtgtaataaaagcttcactctgctttcaaatctaaaatgtcaCAAGAGGACTCACACGgggtacaaaccatatacatgtgctagatgtaataaaagcttcactcggttttcaaatctaaaatgtcaCAAGAGAATACATACTgggtacaaaccatatacatgcactgagtgtaataaaagcttcactcggttTTCAGATCTAAAATATCACCAGAGGCTCCACATGGGAGATAAACCTTATACATGTGCccagtgtaataaaagctttgctCTGCTTGcttatctaaaaagacacaaaaagaTCCACAAAGGGTCCAAACAataa